The following coding sequences lie in one Miscanthus floridulus cultivar M001 chromosome 9, ASM1932011v1, whole genome shotgun sequence genomic window:
- the LOC136481274 gene encoding LOW QUALITY PROTEIN: vacuolar-sorting receptor 1-like (The sequence of the model RefSeq protein was modified relative to this genomic sequence to represent the inferred CDS: deleted 1 base in 1 codon), producing MGSRSAGAMLWLLVCAALLLGCCQGRFVVEKNSLKVTAPDDLKGTYECAIGNFGVPQYGGTMVGFVAYPKANRKACKSFDDFDISYKAKPGAFPTFLLVDRGDCYFAKKAWNAQKAGAAAILVADDKDEPLITMDNPEESGNTDYLENITIPSALITKSFGDRLKKAIDKGDMVNVNLDWREALPHPDERVEYEFWTNSNDECGPKCDSQIDFVKSFKGAAQVLEKKGYTEFTPHYITWYCPEAFILSKQCKSQCINHGRYCAPDPEQDFSKGYDGKDVVVQNLRQVCVFKVAKEHKKPWLWWDYVTDFAIRCPMKEKKYTKECAEGVIKSLGIDHKAIDKCIGDPDADEENPVLKAEQDAQIGKGSRGDVTILPTLVINNRQYRGKLDKGAVLKALCAGFRETTEPAVCLSEDIQTNECLENNGGCWQDKAANITACKDTFRGRVCECPVVKGVKFVGDGYTHCEASGSGRCEINNGGCWKDTKNGRTYSACTDDGCKCPDGFKGDGKHKCEDIDECKEKTACQCKECKCKNTWGSYECGCSGGLLYMREHDTCISKNGASEAGWDFLWVVFFGLVAAGIAGYAVYKYRIRRYMDSEIRAIMAQYMPLDNQGDVQSHSHHIEM from the exons ATGGGGTCCCGATCCGCCGGCGCGATGCTGTGGCTGCTGGTGTGCGCGGCGCTCCTGCTGGGCTGCTGCCAGGGGAGGTTCGTGGTGGAGAAGAACAGCCTCAAGGTGACGGCGCCCGACGACCTCAAGGGCACCTACGAGTGCGCCATTGGCAACTTCGGGGTGCCCCAGTACGGCGGCACCATGGTCGGCTTCGTCGCCTACCCCAAGGCCAACAGGAAGGCCTGCAAGAGCTTCGACGACTTCGACATCTCCTACAAGGCCAAGCCGGGGGCGTTCCCCACCTTCTTGCTCGTCGACAGGGGAG ATTGCTACTTTGCAAAGAAGGCATGGAATGCACAGAAAGCAGGAGCAGCGGCGATCCTTGTCGCTGATGACAAAGACGAACCTCTAATTACAATGGACAACCCTGAGGAGAGTGGCAACACGGATTATTTAGAGAACATCACTATTCCTTCGGCGTTAATAACCAAGAGCTTTGGGGACAGG CTCAAGAAAGCAATTGACAAAGGTGACATGGTTAATGTGAATTTGGATTGGAGGGAGGCCCTGCCCCATCCTGATGAGCGTGTTGAGTATGAATTTTGGACCAACAGCAATGATGAATGTGGCCCAAAGTGTGATAGTCAGATTGATTTTGTCAAGAGCTTCAAAGGAGCAGCGCAGGTGCTTGAGAAGAAGGGCTATACGGAGTTCACTCCTCACTACATCACCTGGTATTGCCCAGAGGCCTTCATTCTGAGCAAGCAGTGCAAGTCCCAGTGCATCAATCATGGGAGATACTGTGCACCTGACCCGGAACAGGATTTTAGCAAAGGATATGATGGCAAAGATGTGGTGGTCCAGAACTTGCGCCAAGTTTGTGTCTTTAAGGTTGCTAAGGAGCACAAGAAGCCTTGGTTATGGTGGGACTATGTTACTGATTTTGCGATTCGGTGCCCAATGAAGGAAAAGAAGTACACAAAGGAGTGTGCTGAAGGGGTTATCAAGTCGCTTG GCATTGATCATAAAGCAATAGATAAGTGTATTGGTGATCCAGATGCTGATGAGGAAAACCCTGTTCTGAAAGCTGAACAGGATGCACAG ATTGGCAAGGGCTCTCGTGGTGATGTTACCATCTTACCAACTCTCGTAATCAACAATAGACAATACAGAG GGAAGCTTGACAAAGGAGCAGTTCTTAAAGCACTTTGTGCTGGTTTTAGGGAAACCACTGAGCCAGCTGTTTGCTTGAGTGAAG ATATACAAACAAATGAGTGTCTAGAGAACAATGGCGGCTGTTGGCAAGATAAGGCTGCTAACATCACTGCATGCAAG GATACCTTCCGTGGAAGAGTTTGCGAGTGTCCAGTTGTGAAAGGAGTAAAATTTGTTGGTGATGGCTATACTCACTGTGAAG CTTCCGGATCTGGGCGATGTGAAATTAACAATGGAGGATGCTGGAAGGATACCAAGAATGGTCGGACATACTCTGCCTGTACT GATGATGGCTGCAAATGCCCAGATGGATTCAAGGGTGATGGTAAGCACAAATGTGAAG ATATTGATGAATGCAAGGAAAAGACTGCATGTCAATGcaaagaatgcaaatgcaaaaacACATGGGGAAGCTATGAGTGCGGCTGCAGTGGAGGCTTGCTTTACATGAGGGAGCATGATACATGCATAA GCAAAAATGGAGCATCAGAAGCAGGCTGGGACTTCTTGTGGGTCGTCTTCTTCGGCCTTGTTGCAGCAGGAATTGCAGGATATGCAGTGTACAAGTACAGGATCCGG AGATATATGGACTCAGAGATCCGTGCTATCATGGCTCAGTACATGCCCCTGGACAACCAAGGAGATGTCCAGAGCCATTCTCATCATATTGAGATGTGA
- the LOC136483359 gene encoding protein ANTI-SILENCING 1-like — MDGNAEPIQFSWGKRRATGGVKMDIQFYGSFTLDNVKYSLYDCVYLFKHGETEPYIGKIVKIWEQNNAKKVKILWFFHPDEIQNYLRGPVMGKEIFLACGEGTGLADINPLEAVAGKCTVICISKDERNRQPSPQELDIADYIFYRFFDVKSLTLSDQLPDKIATVQVDVLLNPKDELVISSPGTNVPLNPNVDECMVAAVPAPPSAVKTEDGSQAAALPLPQPAFKEVDENPPATVPLSQSEVREEQKPTIAIPLSQPVVKKEDKKSVAAIPLSRSAVKEDEKPVASIAPPRSAVMENIPKHTQLQDAHAGERPPKKLKLSQVTTEQDIAPETAEQRPLELPPKNIDRSKWFKIEWDDRLKMADDKGTLVYIQNLDIRFGPADIEELVRKALQLSCTAKPINHPTYDDPNNGKAYAIFKTKDAADAAISKINSGLVVGGRPLYCSKGLLEVPKPSVNLVGHLSSHVKIGQKQRDEQKKAVATSHCSQPNTIEYDLALEWMLLRERQDQSFRILHKKHRGQRACLQGSTRSPATTSGSASTSRSAVRHGKF; from the exons ATGGATGGGAATGCTGAGCCAATCCAATTCTCATGGGGCAAGCGTCGAGCAACAGGTGGTGTCAAGATGGATATACAGTTCTATGGGTCCTTCACATTGGACAATGTGAAGTATTCATTGTATGACTGTGTCTATCTATTTAAGCATGGTGAAACTGAACCATACATTGGAAAAATAGTGAAGATTTGGGAGCAAAATAATGCTAAAAAAGTAAAAATTCTTTGGTTTTTCCACCCTGATGAGATTCAGAATTATTTAAGAGGCCCTGTGATGGGAAAGGAGATTTTTCTTGCTTGTGGTGAAGGTACTGGGCTTGCTGATATCAACCCACTG GAAGCTGTTGCTGGAAAATGCACTGTTATATGTATTTCAAAGGACGAGAGGAATCGTCAACCTTCTCCTCAGGAACTAGACATTGCTGATTATATCTTCTATAGGTTCTTTGATGTTAAAAGTTTAACACTTTCTGATCAATTGCCTGATAAAATTGCTACAGTGCAAG TTGATGTTCTGCTGAATCCAAAAGATGAGCTAGTCATATCCAGTCCTGGTACAAATGTTCCGCTGAATCCAAATGTGGATGAGTGTATGGTTGCCGCAGTACCTGCACCCCCTTCAGCAGTTAAAACGGAGGATGGAAGTCAGGCTGCTGCACTTCCCCTTCCGCAGCCAGCATTTAAGGAGGTGGATGAAAATCCGCCTGCCACAGTTCCCCTTTCCCAATCAGAGGTCAGGGAGGAACAGAAACCAACCATTGCGATTCCCCTTTCCCAGCCTGTGGTCAAGAAAGAGGATAAGAAATCAGTTGCTGCCATTCCCCTTTCCCGTTCAGCAGTCAAGGAGGATGAGAAACCAGTTGCTTCGATTGCCCCTCCACGGTCTGCAGTTATGGAGAACATTCCCAAACATACACAGTTACAGGATGCTCACGCTGGGGAGAGGCCGCCAAAAAAGTTGAAATTATCCCAAGTAACTACAGAGCAGGACATAGCCCCAGAGACTGCTGAACAAAGACCTTTGGAGCTACCGCCAAAGAATATC GACAGAAGCAAATGGTTTAAAATT GAATGGGATGACAGACTAAAGATGGCTGATGATAAGGGGACTCTTGTCTATATTCAAAATCTTGATATTCGGTTTGGACCTGCTGACATAGAG GAGCTGGTTCGTAAAGCATTACAGCTAAGTTGCACTGCGAAGCCCATTAACCACCCCACTTATGATGATCCAAACAATG GCAAAGCATATGCCATATTCAAAACTAAAGATGCTGCTGATGCTGCCATTTCAAAAATCAATTCTGGCTTGGTTGTTGGTGGAAG ACCTCTTTACTGCAGCAAAGGGTTACTTGAGGTTCCAAAACCTTCAGTGAATCTTGTTGGGCACCTCTCCTCACATGTCAAAATTGGTCAAAAGCAGCGTGACGAGCAG AAGAAGGCCGTAGCAACCTCACATTGTTCCCAGCCCAACACGATCGAGTATGACTTGGCCTTAGAATGGATGCTTCTTCGGGAAAGGCAAGACCAAAGTTTCAGAATACTTCACAAG AAGCACAGAGGTCAACGCGCATGCTTGCAGGGGTCAACGCGGTCTCCAGCAACGACATCAGGGTCGGCGTCAACGTCGAGGTCGGCGGTGCGCCATGGAAAGTTCTAG